TATTATGGATACACTTGAACAGAATCTTTCTAGCGTAGGGATTGCCACGCTTGGTAATGTGTTCCTTAGCTAGGAAGTTACCAGATTCATAGTGTCTCAGGTCAATACCGATAAAGGCATTGATTTGATTGGCAGACTGAAAACGGCGAATATCTCCCAGTTCACCAATAATACTTGTTGCAGTAGTCTCAGCTATTCCAGGAATAGAGAGCAGAATGTCATATTCAGGTAATGGCTGAGCTAGTTCCACCATTTGGTCTAGGACAGTTTGTCTCTGTTCAGAAAGCCGAAGCAATTCTTTTCCATAGTAACGCACCTCTTCTAGTATTGGAGAGGTTTTCTTGACAGCACAATAAGATTGATTAGCTAGTGCTATCAGTTTCTCAGCTAAGTACGCCACACGCTTGTCCGAAATCCGTTTTGAGGTGGACTGACGAATGCTCTCTGAGAGTTCGTCCTTGCTTAAATCAAGCACGAAGTCCTTGCAAGGAAAAGCTATGACCAGGTTCCAGTATTGTTCGCCAGATGGTGTTGACAAGATATTTTCCAATTCAGTGAACGTGACCTGTAAGATCTTGTGTAGGCGGTTTTTAGCCCGAACAATGTCCTCGGTCAGATTCTGATAGAAACGACTGAGATCCCGCAAGTTTTGGTAGACTTCTTCTTGGACATAAGTGGGTTTACGATTCAGCACAAATTGAGATTGAGCCAGTTTTTCGGCGTCAATTTGATCTGTTTTCCGCACACGCAAGCTATCCAGTTGCTTCTTAGCTTCTAAGGGATTAAGCCGTATATAAGCATAGCCATGTTCATCCAGAAAAGCTTGAAGACGGCGAGAGTAGACACCTGTTGCTTCAAAGATGATTTCTGGCTTATGGACGGTTCTCAAATCGCCAAGTAGCCGAGCAAAGCCTAAGGCGTCATTGGACATGGTATAGCCATGAACTTTCTCACCATTGACTAGAATGGCCACTTCTGAACTTGCCTTACTCACATCAATCCCAAAAACTGCACGCATGATATTACCTCTTTGTCTTGAATGATTCCTTGTTTTAGTGATGTCATTTTCAATACTCGACGTCTGGCGTCCCACATACTTTGATAACATTCTTTCTAAAACAGGTGCCTTGCCAGTTTTTGATGCGACGTCTAGCGTCAAAAGAGTTCTCGACTTAACAAGACACCTCTACTTTATCATAAAGAAAAAGTAGTGAGTACTCTCTCCCGTCGGAGATTTCCTCACTACTAATCTTAGTATGTTTATGTTGTTTTTCTACGCTCTTGCGACACTCATACTAGGAACCGTTTGTTTTCAGATATTCAAAAATACGACGGAGTGGCTTCGTAATAATCAGTCACCAAGAGAAAGGTGTACTGCCAAGCTTGTTGCCAAACGGACCCATGTCTTTGGTAATGAAATGGCACGGACCAATTATTATGTGACTTTCGAATGGGAAGGCAAACGGCAAGAGTTTCGTGTTCGCTCGGATGAATTTGCCCTCTTGGCTGAGGGCGACAGGGGAACCCTACATTTTCAGGGGACCCGATTCCTAGGCTTTAATCGGAGCTAGGGTTCCTTTTCTGTTTGAAATCCACAAAATAGTGTATAATAGCAGGAGTTTATCAGTCAAAAATCTTGGTCGATCAAACCAGTCAGGCTGATAGAAATACCCTTGGAGAAAGTTGAACATGTCACTAGAAAAACGTATTGAAGAAATGTATAAGGACCACGAGGTCAAGCCCTATATCTCCCCAGAACGCGACCTAGCGACCTGGCTCTTAGAAGCCAAGCCAGTGCCCAAACGCAATATGGTTCGTCTGGAAGAAGGCATTTTGCCAGGTGATATTATTTTGCTATGGCGGATTAGCCTAGGTTCTTTTGAAACGACGACGCCCTACTCCAAGTACTTTGAGTACATGTATGGTATCAACGGTCCTGCTCACATGGAGCAGTTGATCGTAGACGGTTATGCCTATGTGGAATCAGCCTTTGATTCCCTAGACCATATCACCTCGACTGCTAAGAAAAATATCCTCAAAGCAGAAGGAGTGACAGGTCTGTCCAAGATGAAGGCAGCAGACCTGGACACTGCCCTCAAGGACAACTTGACAGAAGAAAAACTGGCACCTTACTTTACCGTCAGAGGTTATGCTTTGACGGAAAAAGGTAGAGCTGCTCTCGATAATCACCCAGAAGTGCTTGCAAAACACCCAATGAAGAAGATGTACAAATAAAAATAGAAAAGATTTTTGAACGGCACCCAAAAGTTAGAAACATTCTAGCTTTTTGGGTGTTTTTATTTGCTAATATGTCTATTTCCCTTGACAGAAAACGCTATCAATGATATTCTAGTGTAAATTATTGAAACGTTTCAAAAGAAAGGGGTAAACCATGGAAGAGCAAAAATCAATCACCATGAAAGACGTTGCGCGGGTTGCTGGTGTAAGCGTTGGAACTGTATCAAGAGTTATCAACAATGAGCCAGGTATTAAGGAAAGTACGCTTGAAAAAGTCAATGCAGCCATTAAGGAATTAAATTACATCCCAGATGTTTACGCCCGTGGCATGAAGAAGAACAAGACCGAAACCATTGCCTTGATTATTCCGACAGTTTGGCATCCTTTTTTTGGAGAATTTGCCTATCATGTTGAAGTTGAACTGAGTAAGAAAAATTACAAGTTGCTCCTTTGCAATATTTCTGGTCCAAAAAGGGAACTGGATTATCTGACTATGCTGCAACAAAATAAGGTGGACGGCATTATCGCCATCACCTACAGTCCCATTGATGATTACCTATCGTCCAATATTCCTTTTGTGAGTATCGACCGCACCTATGAAAATAAGGCTATTCCCTGTGTCAGTTCGGACAACCAAGCAGGAGCAGAGCTAGCGGCGGACATCTTGATTGCAAAAGGTGGTAGCCATTTTGCCTTTATTGGTGGGCACAATAAAACCATCAACGAAACCAAGAAGCGCAGAATCTATTTTGAAAAACGAATAGTAGAAGCTGGTTTTCCTTGTCAAGTCTTGGATTTGGAAGAACCCTATGATGATTTTGTTGGAACAGTAGAGAAATTTTTGATTGCCAACCCGCAAATTGATGCCATTTTTACCATCAATGATTTTGTGGCTCTCGACACCCTCTCTATTTTGGAAAAATTGGGTAAACGGGTTCCAGAAGATGTGCAGGTCATTGGCTATGACGGTATTCAGTTAGCAAGTGAACGCTCTCTAGAACTTTCCACCATCCGTCAACCTTTAGAGGCTATGGCCCAAGAAGCAGTGGCTTGTTTAGTCGACATTATTGAGAAAAGGGAGCGTCCTCTCCAAGTCACATTACCAATTTCTTATCTAGAAGGAAAAACGACAAAAAATTGAAAATAGTGGTTTGACCTCGACCTTCTATGTAGAAGGTAAGCGGGCAATTAAATAACATTGTCCCCCCTAAAATATTCTTTCACTCCAAGAGAAGTCCTGTGAATGCAGGGCTTTTTCTGATATGAAAAATATTCTCAATTATGATAAAATAAAGAGATTGAGAAAGTTGAGGATTTTATGGCAAAAACTAGTAAAAAAGGAAAGGCGACCCGCAGGCCGACCAAGGCAGAACAGGCCCAGCAAGATAAGGTAAAAAATGTCACATTACGAGTGGCTGGTATACTTTTTGTCCTCTTCGCTGCTATTCGCTTGGGAGCATTTGGGGTAACGAGTTATAATTTACTGCGCTTACTGTTTGGAAGTGTGACCTACCTAGTTTTGGTAGGTGCCCTTATTTTCCTCTTTGCGCCGGCACGTATTCGCAGTCGCAAAGGGACTATATCGGGGTTCTGTTTTCTTCTTATCGGACTTCTAATCGAATTTCAGGCTTATTTGGATCTAGGTTATAAAGGAAGTGACTTATTCAACCAGACCTTCAAACTTATCGTGAGGGATTTATCAAAGTTTCAGGTGACCAACTTTGCTGGAGGTGGCTTACTGGGCAGTGTCTTTTATTGGCCGGTGTCCGTCCTCTTTTCCAATGCCGGTGCCTTCTTCATCGGTTTCTTGGTCTTGGCCTTTGGGATTTTTAAGTTAGGTCCATGGTCTGTCTATGATGTGGCGGATGGCTTGTCACTGGCTAAGGATAAGTTGGCTGAGGGGCAGGCAAAAAGGGCAGAGCTTCGTGAGATTAAGCGGGCTGAACGAGAAGAAAAACGTCAGCTAGAATTGGCTCGTCTTGTGGAAGAACGACTTCAATTAGAGGAAACGGAAAACACTCAGACCATTGAGTTAGATGATAGACGGATTGACTTGGAAACTGGTGAAATCCTGGAAGAACAAACTTTCCAAGTTCCTATTATCTCTGGCTATGACCATCAGGTAGAAGATGAATTTCCGGTTATGCTGGTGGAGGATGAGGAGGAAATTTCCCCTCAGAGCCAGCCTATTGCTGAAGATGATGGTCAAGATATTCAGATTGATTTCAAACCCAAGAAGAATTTGGTTTACAAACTGCCGTCCATTGACCTATTTGCACCTGTCAAGTCTAAAGGACAAGGGAATGAGAAAAAGATTGTTCGGCAAAATATCAAGGTTTTGGAAGATACTTTTGCGAGCTTTGGTATAAAGGTAGTGGTTGAGCGTGCGGAGATCGGTCCATCCGTAACCCGTTATGAATTAAAACCGGCTGTCGGTGTGCGGGTCAATCGGATTTCCAATCTGGCAGATGATTTGGCTTTGGCACTGGCTGCTAAGGATGTCCGGATTGAAGCACCCATTCCTGGTAAATCCTTGGTTGGTATCGAAGTGCCAAACTCAGAAGTGGCCATGGTTCCTTTCCGAGAACTTTGGGAACAATCCAAGACAGATGCTAGCAAGCTCTTAGAAATTCCACTTGGTAAGGCAGTCAATGGCACAGTCCGTTCTTTTGATTTGACCAAAATGCCCCATCTCTTGGTTGCTGGTTCAACTGGTTCAGGGAAATCCGTTGCAGTTAATGGTATTATCTCTTCTATTTTGATGAAGGCAGGACCTGACCAAGTCAAATTCATGATGATTGACCCTAAAATGGTTGAATTGTCCGTCTATAATGACATCCCTCATTTGCTCATTCCAGTAGTGACCAATCCGCGCAAGGCAGCTCGGGCCTTGCAAAAAGTTGTGGACGAAATGGAAAAACGCTACGAACTATTTAGTCATATCGGTGTGCGTAATTTGGAAGGTTACAATGCCAAGGTAGAAGAGTTTAACAGTCGTTCAGAAGAAAAACAAATTCCACTTCCCCTCATTGTCGTCATTGTCGATGAGTTGGCAGACTTGATGATGGTAGCCAGCAAGGAAGTGGAAGATGCCATTATTCGTTTGGGGCAAAAGGCGCGTGCAGCAGGTATTCACATGATTTTGGCCACCCAACGTCCGTCTGTTGATGTTATTTCTGGTTTAATTAAGGCTAATGTTCCATCTCGAGTTGCCTTTGCGGTGGCATCTGGCACCGATTCACGGACCATTTTGGGAGAAAATGGAGCGGAGAAATTGCTAGGTCGTGGAGATATGCTCTTCCATCCTATTGGAGAGTCTGCACCCGTTCGATTACAAGGTTCCTTTATTTCCGATGACGACGTTGAGCGAATTGTCAACTTTGTCAAGGAACAAGCAGAAGCAGAATATGACGAAACCTTTGATCCTGGTGA
The nucleotide sequence above comes from Streptococcus sp. 29887. Encoded proteins:
- a CDS encoding IS110 family transposase, which codes for MRAVFGIDVSKASSEVAILVNGEKVHGYTMSNDALGFARLLGDLRTVHKPEIIFEATGVYSRRLQAFLDEHGYAYIRLNPLEAKKQLDSLRVRKTDQIDAEKLAQSQFVLNRKPTYVQEEVYQNLRDLSRFYQNLTEDIVRAKNRLHKILQVTFTELENILSTPSGEQYWNLVIAFPCKDFVLDLSKDELSESIRQSTSKRISDKRVAYLAEKLIALANQSYCAVKKTSPILEEVRYYGKELLRLSEQRQTVLDQMVELAQPLPEYDILLSIPGIAETTATSIIGELGDIRRFQSANQINAFIGIDLRHYESGNFLAKEHITKRGNPYARKILFKCIHNIASASHTNPCHIADFYEKRKRQSQTTSTKPHTIASIHRLIRTMYYLITHNKLYDYTLTQNQ
- a CDS encoding DUF2500 domain-containing protein; protein product: MLFFYALATLILGTVCFQIFKNTTEWLRNNQSPRERCTAKLVAKRTHVFGNEMARTNYYVTFEWEGKRQEFRVRSDEFALLAEGDRGTLHFQGTRFLGFNRS
- a CDS encoding LacI family DNA-binding transcriptional regulator, giving the protein MEEQKSITMKDVARVAGVSVGTVSRVINNEPGIKESTLEKVNAAIKELNYIPDVYARGMKKNKTETIALIIPTVWHPFFGEFAYHVEVELSKKNYKLLLCNISGPKRELDYLTMLQQNKVDGIIAITYSPIDDYLSSNIPFVSIDRTYENKAIPCVSSDNQAGAELAADILIAKGGSHFAFIGGHNKTINETKKRRIYFEKRIVEAGFPCQVLDLEEPYDDFVGTVEKFLIANPQIDAIFTINDFVALDTLSILEKLGKRVPEDVQVIGYDGIQLASERSLELSTIRQPLEAMAQEAVACLVDIIEKRERPLQVTLPISYLEGKTTKN
- a CDS encoding DNA translocase FtsK — its product is MAKTSKKGKATRRPTKAEQAQQDKVKNVTLRVAGILFVLFAAIRLGAFGVTSYNLLRLLFGSVTYLVLVGALIFLFAPARIRSRKGTISGFCFLLIGLLIEFQAYLDLGYKGSDLFNQTFKLIVRDLSKFQVTNFAGGGLLGSVFYWPVSVLFSNAGAFFIGFLVLAFGIFKLGPWSVYDVADGLSLAKDKLAEGQAKRAELREIKRAEREEKRQLELARLVEERLQLEETENTQTIELDDRRIDLETGEILEEQTFQVPIISGYDHQVEDEFPVMLVEDEEEISPQSQPIAEDDGQDIQIDFKPKKNLVYKLPSIDLFAPVKSKGQGNEKKIVRQNIKVLEDTFASFGIKVVVERAEIGPSVTRYELKPAVGVRVNRISNLADDLALALAAKDVRIEAPIPGKSLVGIEVPNSEVAMVPFRELWEQSKTDASKLLEIPLGKAVNGTVRSFDLTKMPHLLVAGSTGSGKSVAVNGIISSILMKAGPDQVKFMMIDPKMVELSVYNDIPHLLIPVVTNPRKAARALQKVVDEMEKRYELFSHIGVRNLEGYNAKVEEFNSRSEEKQIPLPLIVVIVDELADLMMVASKEVEDAIIRLGQKARAAGIHMILATQRPSVDVISGLIKANVPSRVAFAVASGTDSRTILGENGAEKLLGRGDMLFHPIGESAPVRLQGSFISDDDVERIVNFVKEQAEAEYDETFDPGEVAEGDGEAGFGDEGGDPLFNEARALVVETQKASASMIQRRLSVGFNRATRLMEELEAAGVIGPAEGTKPRKVLETQ